The following are encoded in a window of Sandaracinaceae bacterium genomic DNA:
- the gcvT gene encoding glycine cleavage system aminomethyltransferase GcvT codes for MSRTVTAPTTPLLETPLVAEHRALGARLVPFAGWLMPVQYEGIRQEHEAVRQRAGLFDVSHMGELHLEGPEAVALVDSLVTNSVKSLPVGKALYTCCCNEAGTILDDLIIYRRGEERILVVCNAGNREKISAHFSKHAAGRCSFRDASDDTALLALQGPLAEQALREVGCDAHLPELGTFHLADGLVAGIQCTVARTGYTAEDGFELFCANADAPALFRAILAAPVGVKPIGLGARDTLRLEGKLSLYGNDIDETTNPLEAGLGWVVKLDGDDFIGRDALRAIQAAGLTRKLVGIQMTGRGIARHGYPVVIDGQEVGVVTSGSPSITLGTNIGLAYVPVGASRVGTALGIQIRDKVIDAVVVKTPFYKRQPR; via the coding sequence ATGTCGCGCACCGTGACGGCTCCAACCACCCCCCTCCTCGAGACGCCGCTCGTCGCCGAGCACCGTGCGCTCGGCGCTCGCCTTGTCCCCTTCGCCGGCTGGCTCATGCCCGTGCAGTACGAAGGCATCCGTCAGGAGCACGAGGCCGTGCGGCAGCGCGCAGGCCTGTTCGACGTGTCGCACATGGGCGAGCTGCACCTCGAGGGCCCCGAGGCCGTGGCATTGGTAGACTCCTTGGTCACCAATTCGGTGAAGAGCCTGCCCGTGGGCAAAGCGCTCTACACGTGCTGCTGCAACGAAGCCGGCACCATCCTGGACGACCTCATCATCTATCGCCGAGGCGAAGAGCGCATCCTGGTGGTCTGCAACGCGGGCAACCGCGAGAAGATCTCGGCGCACTTCAGCAAGCACGCGGCCGGTCGCTGCAGCTTCCGCGACGCGTCGGACGACACCGCGCTGCTGGCGCTTCAGGGTCCACTGGCCGAGCAGGCGCTGCGCGAGGTGGGCTGCGACGCGCACCTGCCCGAGCTGGGCACGTTCCACCTGGCCGACGGTCTCGTGGCGGGCATCCAGTGCACCGTGGCCCGCACGGGCTACACGGCCGAAGACGGCTTCGAGCTGTTCTGCGCGAACGCGGATGCCCCCGCCCTGTTCCGCGCCATCCTCGCTGCGCCCGTGGGCGTGAAGCCCATCGGCCTCGGCGCGCGCGACACGCTGCGCCTCGAGGGCAAGCTCTCGCTCTACGGCAACGACATCGACGAGACCACCAACCCGCTCGAGGCTGGCCTCGGCTGGGTGGTCAAGCTGGACGGCGACGACTTCATCGGCCGCGACGCGCTGCGCGCCATCCAGGCCGCTGGCCTCACCCGCAAGCTGGTGGGCATCCAGATGACCGGCCGCGGCATCGCGCGCCACGGCTACCCCGTCGTCATCGACGGCCAAGAGGTGGGCGTGGTCACGAGCGGCTCGCCCTCCATCACGCTGGGCACCAACATCGGCCTCGCCTACGTGCCCGTCGGCGCGTCGCGCGTGGGCACCGCCCTGGGCATCCAGATCCGAGACAAAGTCATCGACGCGGTGGTCGTGAAGACCCCGTTCTACAAGCGCCAACCCCGATAG
- the gcvH gene encoding glycine cleavage system protein GcvH: MTYPAELRYTKEHEWARVDGDTVRVGVTSYAVDQLGDVTLVDLPAVGTAVGAHARFGEIESVKTVSELFSPVGGTITAVNGDLEGTPETVNEAPYEAGWLVEIKMSDASQLDGLMDAKQYADYIGKLEG, encoded by the coding sequence ATGACCTACCCTGCAGAGCTCCGGTACACCAAAGAACATGAATGGGCCCGCGTGGATGGCGACACCGTGCGTGTCGGCGTCACCTCGTACGCCGTCGATCAGCTCGGCGACGTGACCCTCGTGGACCTGCCCGCCGTGGGCACCGCGGTCGGCGCACACGCGCGCTTCGGCGAAATCGAGTCCGTCAAGACCGTGAGCGAGCTGTTCTCGCCCGTGGGCGGCACCATCACGGCCGTCAACGGTGACCTCGAGGGCACGCCCGAGACCGTCAACGAGGCGCCCTACGAGGCCGGCTGGCTCGTGGAGATCAAGATGTCGGACGCGTCGCAGCTCGACGGTCTGATGGACGCGAAGCAGTACGCGGACTACATCGGCAAGCTCGAAGGCTGA
- the gcvPA gene encoding aminomethyl-transferring glycine dehydrogenase subunit GcvPA has product MRYLPHTEVEIRQMLERIGVASIDELFKPIPEAHSFKGLMQMEPSLDEPRLMAHLNELAAKNTGARALSFLGAGMYDHHIPPALDQLLMRSEFYTAYTPYQAELSQGTLQAIFEFQTTVCELLGMEVANASMYDGASAAAEAGLMARRATRRTHLVVSGAIHPHYLETIRAYLHGLDGTPDMDVAPVLPNGRTDMDAVAALTRDDTAAVVLGYPNFFGCVEDVATARAITTAKKAMLITATAEVYALALLESPGALGADIAVAEGQSLAVPAQFGGPGVGLFSCRQDLVRQMPGRLVGETLDADGQRGYVLTLSTREQHIRRERATSNICTNHGLIALALTMRTALLGRSGFDQAARLCLSSAEYLKTRLAALPGVSLPFSAPTFNEFVVRLERVTAAAVVAEGMKEEMLAGVDLATFDATRTHDLLVAVTEKHSKADLDRLVTLISRL; this is encoded by the coding sequence ATGCGCTACCTGCCCCACACCGAGGTCGAAATCCGCCAGATGCTCGAGCGCATCGGCGTCGCGTCCATCGACGAGCTCTTCAAGCCCATCCCCGAAGCCCACAGCTTCAAGGGGCTGATGCAGATGGAGCCCTCGCTCGACGAGCCGCGTCTGATGGCGCACCTCAACGAGCTGGCGGCCAAGAACACGGGCGCGCGCGCGCTCTCGTTCCTGGGCGCTGGGATGTACGACCACCACATCCCGCCGGCGCTCGACCAGCTGCTGATGCGCAGTGAGTTCTACACGGCCTACACGCCCTACCAAGCGGAGCTCTCGCAGGGCACGCTGCAGGCCATCTTCGAGTTCCAGACCACGGTCTGCGAGCTGCTCGGCATGGAGGTGGCGAACGCCTCCATGTACGACGGAGCCAGCGCTGCCGCCGAGGCCGGCCTGATGGCGCGTCGCGCCACGCGCCGCACGCACCTGGTGGTCAGCGGGGCCATTCACCCGCACTACCTCGAGACCATCCGCGCATACCTGCACGGCCTCGACGGCACGCCCGACATGGACGTCGCGCCCGTGCTGCCCAACGGCCGCACCGACATGGACGCCGTGGCTGCCCTCACGCGCGACGACACCGCCGCCGTGGTGCTGGGGTACCCCAACTTCTTCGGCTGCGTGGAGGACGTCGCCACCGCGCGCGCCATCACCACGGCCAAGAAGGCCATGCTCATCACCGCCACCGCCGAGGTCTACGCGCTGGCGCTGCTCGAGTCGCCGGGCGCTCTCGGCGCCGACATCGCCGTGGCCGAGGGCCAGTCGCTCGCCGTGCCCGCGCAGTTCGGCGGTCCCGGTGTGGGCTTGTTCTCCTGCCGCCAGGATCTCGTCCGCCAGATGCCGGGCCGCCTCGTGGGCGAGACGCTCGACGCCGACGGCCAGCGTGGCTACGTGCTCACGCTCTCCACGCGCGAGCAGCACATCCGCCGCGAGCGCGCGACCAGCAACATCTGCACCAACCACGGCCTCATCGCCCTCGCGCTCACCATGCGCACCGCGCTGCTGGGCCGCTCGGGCTTCGATCAGGCGGCACGCCTGTGCCTCTCGAGCGCCGAGTACCTGAAGACGCGGCTCGCCGCGCTACCGGGTGTCTCGCTGCCCTTCTCTGCGCCCACGTTCAACGAGTTCGTGGTGCGCCTCGAGCGCGTGACGGCCGCTGCCGTGGTGGCCGAGGGCATGAAGGAAGAGATGCTCGCCGGTGTGGACCTCGCCACCTTCGACGCCACGCGCACCCATGACCTGTTGGTGGCCGTGACCGAGAAGCACAGCAAGGCCGACCTCGACCGCTTGGTCACGCTGATCAGTCGTCTCTGA
- a CDS encoding serine/threonine protein kinase has protein sequence MNGTWYGPYELLRKIAAGGMAEVHLARRWGDSGFYREMVVKRLFPQFAHNPASLLLFQYEARVMAELAHPNIPQIFDLGECEDTWYIAMEYVPGVNLADLWRAGARGGTPMPLDVTLGIVIQICEALHHAHEAEDRGGNPLQIVHRDVTPHNIMITRDGVAKLMDFGIAQTNANRAEQRGVLRGTLAYMSPEQVRGRWLDRRADIFALGVVLYELTTGTRLFRGEDVQVMTSIVETDIRPPSTIVSGYPADLEAILMATLRRDRDHRIASASDLSAHLEHFGMRNGMMLGPRQVARYVTEVAPAQRVLEPELALVTNEPAPTQTLDSAAYALPLARPRADSGPFEDVQDLDLEELEPLEASVAFGGRDTLTDVPVVRGVEVPHRAAGAGAYAEGPAVILDTQKRVTAERSFLDELDRRLRDD, from the coding sequence GTGAACGGAACTTGGTACGGTCCCTACGAGCTGCTCCGCAAAATCGCGGCCGGCGGCATGGCAGAGGTGCACCTCGCACGACGCTGGGGGGACTCGGGCTTCTATCGCGAGATGGTGGTGAAGCGGCTCTTCCCGCAGTTCGCCCACAACCCGGCGTCGCTGCTGCTCTTCCAGTACGAAGCGCGGGTCATGGCGGAGCTCGCACACCCGAACATCCCGCAGATCTTCGATCTCGGGGAGTGCGAGGACACCTGGTACATCGCCATGGAGTACGTGCCCGGGGTGAACCTGGCGGACCTCTGGCGCGCCGGCGCGCGAGGCGGCACCCCCATGCCGCTGGACGTCACGCTGGGCATCGTCATCCAGATCTGCGAGGCGCTGCACCACGCGCACGAAGCCGAGGACCGCGGCGGCAACCCGCTGCAGATCGTCCACCGTGACGTGACCCCGCACAACATCATGATCACGCGCGATGGCGTGGCGAAGCTGATGGACTTCGGCATCGCGCAGACCAACGCGAACCGGGCAGAGCAGCGCGGCGTGCTGCGCGGCACGCTGGCCTACATGAGCCCCGAGCAGGTGCGTGGCCGCTGGCTCGACCGGCGCGCGGACATCTTCGCCCTGGGCGTGGTGCTGTACGAGCTGACCACCGGGACGCGCCTCTTCCGCGGTGAGGACGTGCAGGTCATGACCAGCATCGTCGAGACCGACATCCGGCCCCCGTCCACCATCGTGTCGGGGTACCCCGCGGACCTCGAGGCGATCCTGATGGCCACGCTGCGGCGTGATCGCGATCACCGCATCGCGAGCGCGTCGGACCTGTCGGCGCACCTCGAGCACTTCGGCATGCGCAACGGGATGATGCTGGGGCCGCGTCAGGTGGCGCGCTACGTGACCGAGGTCGCCCCGGCGCAGCGGGTGTTGGAGCCCGAGCTCGCCCTCGTGACCAACGAGCCGGCGCCCACGCAGACGCTGGACAGCGCCGCCTATGCGCTCCCGCTCGCCCGCCCACGCGCCGACAGCGGTCCATTCGAAGACGTCCAGGATCTGGACCTCGAGGAGCTGGAGCCGCTCGAGGCTTCGGTGGCGTTCGGTGGCCGAGACACGCTGACGGACGTGCCCGTGGTGCGTGGCGTCGAGGTCCCGCACCGGGCGGCCGGCGCAGGGGCTTACGCCGAGGGCCCCGCCGTGATCCTGGACACGCAGAAGCGCGTCACGGCCGAGCGGAGCTTCCTCGACGAGCTGGACCGGCGCCTCAGAGACGACTGA
- the mtnA gene encoding S-methyl-5-thioribose-1-phosphate isomerase, translated as MSGSPWFAIEYEPRDHSVWLLDQRRLPTEVVYVTLRKPDELASAIRDMVVRGAPAIGITAAYAMAQQAHLETGDTRAFMLAMGAAGRVLNATRPTAVNLAWAIARMARRASDVAHSPAEERAQAMLAEAEAIHRADVLACREMGRLGAEDVPDGACILTHCNAGALATGGYGTALGVIRAAHQAGKRVRVLADETRPYLQGARLTSWELHQDGIPVEVITDSTAAHCFQRGEIDFVVVGADRIAKNGDVANKIGTYGVAVLADVHGVPFTVAAPVSTLDFGTPTGAEIPLEERSRHEVAQVGGATLVADGIACRHIGFDVTPARLVKALYTERGVVRLAAGQTLDQLFAAR; from the coding sequence TTGAGCGGCAGCCCCTGGTTCGCCATCGAGTACGAGCCGCGCGACCACAGCGTGTGGCTGCTGGACCAGCGACGGCTGCCCACCGAGGTGGTCTACGTCACGCTTCGCAAGCCCGACGAGCTGGCCAGCGCCATCCGCGACATGGTGGTGCGCGGCGCGCCGGCCATCGGCATCACGGCGGCGTACGCCATGGCGCAGCAGGCGCACCTCGAGACGGGCGACACGCGCGCGTTCATGCTGGCCATGGGCGCGGCGGGGAGGGTGCTCAACGCCACGCGCCCCACGGCGGTGAACCTGGCCTGGGCCATCGCGCGCATGGCGCGGCGTGCTTCGGACGTGGCCCACAGCCCCGCCGAGGAGCGCGCGCAGGCCATGCTGGCCGAGGCCGAGGCCATCCACCGCGCCGACGTGCTGGCCTGCCGTGAGATGGGCCGCCTGGGCGCCGAGGACGTGCCGGATGGCGCGTGCATCCTCACGCACTGCAACGCGGGCGCGTTGGCCACTGGCGGCTATGGCACGGCGCTGGGCGTCATCCGCGCCGCGCACCAGGCGGGCAAGCGTGTGCGCGTGCTGGCCGACGAGACCCGCCCGTACCTGCAGGGGGCGCGGCTGACCTCGTGGGAGCTGCACCAAGACGGCATCCCGGTGGAGGTCATCACCGACAGCACGGCGGCGCACTGCTTTCAGCGCGGCGAGATCGACTTCGTGGTGGTGGGCGCGGACCGCATCGCCAAGAACGGGGACGTGGCCAACAAGATCGGGACCTATGGCGTGGCCGTCCTGGCCGACGTGCACGGAGTGCCATTCACGGTGGCGGCGCCGGTCAGCACGCTGGACTTCGGCACACCCACGGGCGCCGAGATCCCCCTCGAGGAGCGCTCCCGTCACGAGGTGGCGCAGGTGGGTGGGGCCACGCTCGTCGCCGACGGAATCGCCTGTCGTCACATCGGCTTCGACGTGACGCCCGCCCGGCTGGTGAAGGCGCTGTACACCGAGCGCGGGGTGGTGCGCCTGGCGGCAGGCCAGACCCTCGACCAGCTCTTCGCGGCGCGCTGA
- the gatB gene encoding Asp-tRNA(Asn)/Glu-tRNA(Gln) amidotransferase subunit GatB encodes MARSYETVIGLEVHAQLKSDSKLFCSCSTAYGAEPNTHVCAVCLGLPGALPVPNERAMELAAIAGLALGCDVRSESRFDRKNYFYPDLAKGYQISQFQHPLNLGGQLTFQVGDEQKTVHLTRIHVEEDAAKNLHGAGGGSATVVDFNRAGTPLIEIVSEPELRSSAEAEAYLRKLRDVLMFLGVNDGNLEEGSFRCDANVSVRPVGQDTLGTRTEIKNINSFKFVRQAIDFEVSRQIAVVEAGGRVTQETRGWNDVTGKTFSQRSKEEAHDYRYFPDPDLPPIVFGQARIEALRQAAPKLPEQLRAEWTSEWGLTPYDADVLTGHPAIAAYFTAVSTALDAGAKEPRAEAGKRAANFIQAEVLRDVKTSGLDASFAVAPAAVVDLLQRVQSGALTGKQGKQVFAEMVTSGEGAEAVIARLGVQAPISDTGALEAEIRAIIAANAGQHEQYKAGKTKVMGFFVGQVMRVTKGAADPAVVNALLERLLQE; translated from the coding sequence ATGGCGCGCAGCTACGAAACGGTCATCGGCCTCGAGGTGCACGCGCAGCTCAAGTCGGACAGCAAGCTCTTCTGCAGCTGCTCCACGGCCTACGGCGCGGAGCCCAACACACACGTGTGTGCGGTGTGCCTGGGGCTGCCCGGCGCGCTGCCCGTGCCCAACGAGCGCGCCATGGAGCTGGCCGCCATCGCGGGGTTGGCGCTGGGCTGCGACGTGCGCAGCGAGAGCCGCTTCGACCGCAAGAACTACTTCTACCCGGACCTCGCCAAGGGCTACCAGATCTCCCAGTTCCAGCACCCGCTGAACCTGGGCGGGCAGCTCACCTTCCAGGTGGGGGACGAGCAGAAGACGGTGCACCTCACGCGCATCCACGTGGAAGAAGACGCCGCCAAGAACCTTCACGGTGCAGGCGGCGGCTCGGCCACGGTGGTGGACTTCAACCGCGCGGGCACCCCGCTCATCGAGATCGTGAGCGAGCCCGAGCTGCGCAGCTCCGCCGAGGCCGAGGCCTACCTGCGCAAGCTGCGCGACGTGCTCATGTTCCTGGGCGTGAACGACGGCAACCTCGAGGAGGGCTCGTTTCGCTGCGACGCCAACGTGTCCGTGCGCCCCGTGGGCCAGGACACGCTAGGCACGCGCACCGAGATCAAGAACATCAACTCGTTCAAGTTCGTGCGCCAGGCCATCGACTTCGAGGTCAGCCGGCAGATCGCCGTCGTGGAGGCCGGCGGTCGCGTCACGCAGGAGACGCGCGGCTGGAACGACGTCACGGGCAAAACGTTCTCGCAGCGCAGCAAGGAAGAGGCGCACGACTACCGCTACTTCCCGGACCCGGACCTGCCGCCCATCGTGTTCGGGCAGGCACGCATCGAAGCCCTGCGCCAGGCGGCGCCCAAGCTCCCCGAGCAACTGCGCGCCGAGTGGACCAGCGAGTGGGGCCTCACGCCCTATGACGCCGACGTGCTCACGGGCCATCCGGCCATCGCGGCGTACTTCACCGCGGTGTCCACCGCGCTCGACGCGGGTGCCAAGGAGCCGCGGGCCGAGGCGGGCAAGCGCGCCGCCAACTTCATCCAGGCCGAGGTGCTGCGCGACGTGAAGACCAGCGGGCTGGACGCCAGCTTCGCCGTGGCGCCAGCTGCCGTGGTGGACTTGTTGCAGCGCGTGCAGTCGGGCGCGCTCACCGGCAAGCAGGGCAAGCAGGTGTTCGCCGAGATGGTCACCAGCGGCGAGGGCGCCGAGGCGGTCATCGCGCGACTGGGGGTGCAAGCGCCCATCAGCGACACCGGCGCGCTCGAAGCCGAGATCCGCGCCATCATCGCGGCCAACGCGGGGCAACACGAGCAGTACAAGGCCGGCAAGACCAAGGTCATGGGCTTCTTCGTGGGGCAGGTCATGCGCGTGACCAAGGGCGCGGCCGACCCCGCGGTGGTGAACGCGCTGCTCGAGCGCTTGCTGCAGGAGTAG
- the gatA gene encoding Asp-tRNA(Asn)/Glu-tRNA(Gln) amidotransferase subunit GatA, with protein MSSKEQIPGVVAIAAAVSAGERRAEDVIGEHLARAKAASGLNALLHVTDEQALVQARAIDARRERGEALGRLAGVPVVLKDNLCLRGVPTTCASRILAGYKPPYNADCVERLLAEDAVIVGKANMDEFAMGSSNENSAFGPVKNPWDNTRAPGGSSGGSAASTAAGLAAVALGSDTGGSVRQPGAFCGVAAIKPTYGRLSRYGLIAFASSLDQVGTMTRSVRDGARVLGVLAGHDGRDATSSNEPVPDYEAACESPVTGLRVGVMREALGQVEDDDVRAAFAEAETALRDAGCTIVDVELPHAHHGVSVYYLVATAEASSNLARFDGMRFGLRVAGDDLLSTYERTRAQGFGPEVKRRIMLGTYALSSGYYDAFYIKAQKVRTLMVRDYDQAFTHCDAVLSPTAPTPAFGLGEKTNDPLAMYLADIFTLPPSLAGLPAMHVPVSLGARSRLPVGVQITTPAFTEGRMLQLAAALEARSAYVCAPPPMATATARRDV; from the coding sequence GTGAGCAGCAAGGAGCAAATCCCCGGCGTGGTGGCCATCGCTGCCGCCGTGTCAGCCGGCGAGCGTCGTGCCGAAGACGTGATCGGAGAGCACCTGGCTCGCGCCAAGGCGGCCAGCGGTCTGAACGCGCTCCTACACGTGACGGATGAGCAAGCGCTGGTGCAAGCCCGTGCCATCGACGCCCGTCGCGAGCGTGGCGAGGCGCTGGGTCGGCTGGCCGGCGTCCCCGTCGTGCTCAAGGACAACCTGTGCCTGCGTGGAGTGCCCACCACCTGCGCTTCGCGCATCCTGGCGGGCTACAAACCACCGTACAACGCGGACTGTGTGGAGCGCCTGCTGGCGGAAGACGCCGTCATCGTGGGCAAGGCCAACATGGACGAGTTCGCCATGGGCTCGTCCAACGAGAACTCGGCGTTCGGTCCCGTGAAGAACCCCTGGGACAACACGCGCGCGCCGGGTGGCTCGAGCGGCGGCTCGGCGGCGTCCACGGCGGCGGGTCTCGCGGCGGTGGCGCTCGGCAGCGACACGGGCGGCTCGGTCCGTCAGCCCGGCGCGTTCTGCGGCGTGGCAGCCATCAAGCCCACGTACGGGCGGCTCAGCCGCTACGGGCTCATCGCGTTCGCTTCGTCGCTGGACCAGGTGGGCACCATGACGCGCAGCGTGCGTGACGGAGCGCGCGTGCTGGGCGTGCTGGCGGGGCACGACGGGCGCGACGCCACCAGCTCCAACGAGCCGGTGCCCGACTACGAGGCCGCGTGCGAGTCCCCCGTGACGGGCTTGCGCGTGGGGGTCATGCGCGAGGCGCTCGGTCAGGTGGAGGACGACGACGTGCGCGCGGCGTTCGCGGAAGCCGAGACGGCACTGCGTGACGCGGGCTGCACCATCGTGGACGTGGAGCTCCCGCACGCGCACCACGGCGTGAGCGTGTACTACCTGGTGGCCACCGCCGAGGCGTCCAGCAACCTGGCGCGCTTCGACGGCATGCGCTTCGGGCTCCGTGTGGCCGGAGACGACCTGCTGTCCACCTACGAGCGCACGCGGGCTCAGGGCTTCGGCCCCGAGGTCAAGCGACGTATCATGCTGGGTACATACGCGCTGTCTTCCGGCTACTACGACGCGTTCTACATCAAGGCCCAGAAGGTGCGCACCCTCATGGTCCGTGACTACGACCAGGCGTTCACGCACTGCGACGCCGTGCTCTCGCCCACCGCCCCCACACCCGCGTTCGGCCTCGGCGAGAAGACGAACGACCCTCTCGCCATGTACCTGGCCGACATCTTCACGCTGCCGCCCAGCCTGGCCGGGCTGCCGGCCATGCACGTGCCGGTCTCTCTCGGCGCGCGCTCGCGCCTGCCGGTGGGTGTGCAGATCACCACGCCCGCGTTCACCGAGGGTCGCATGCTGCAGCTGGCGGCGGCCCTCGAGGCCCGTTCGGCGTACGTATGCGCGCCACCCCCCATGGCAACGGCCACGGCGCGGAGGGACGTCTGA
- the gatC gene encoding Asp-tRNA(Asn)/Glu-tRNA(Gln) amidotransferase subunit GatC, which translates to MHDGKITSEQVRHVARLARLELQEDAVEALRGQLDAILGYVAALDAVDVSNLAPSFHALPILAPLRRDVVESGLSRAEILAAAPATDGEGFAVPKVLEGA; encoded by the coding sequence ATGCATGACGGAAAGATCACCTCGGAGCAGGTTCGGCACGTGGCGAGGCTGGCGCGCCTGGAGCTCCAAGAGGACGCAGTGGAGGCGCTGCGGGGCCAGCTGGACGCCATCTTGGGATACGTCGCCGCGCTGGATGCGGTCGACGTTTCTAATCTGGCGCCATCTTTTCATGCGTTACCCATCCTAGCGCCCCTGCGTAGGGATGTCGTGGAAAGCGGCCTCTCGCGCGCGGAAATCCTGGCTGCTGCGCCAGCCACCGATGGCGAGGGCTTCGCCGTCCCCAAAGTCCTGGAGGGCGCGTGA
- a CDS encoding response regulator, protein MNPHPFTWLAQQLGWTELLESGDGSVVTSRGEPVAAGTRLEEAVSARVPHSLKARAVEAVRAARLGVPKALELPSGGRLLCWPNDDDSVRVLIARPAARASEPALADLSGAASHEMANALTSILGWADVGLADRGTTATTALRSIKESAESARAIADDILSMVRSGDTDDVSTTLADTVCGDVVRLITPQARRRNVEIIHRPGEDVACRAPRNKLVSILWNLIHNAVSVAQPGGHVEVWVERDGESLLFNVRDDGPGMDKATRERAFDPYFTTRDKGTGLGLAVVKSFVSALGGKIELQTAPGRGAWFRIHVPIATAVPRRGSGVLARLPRVLVVENDPILREMLQLALEMHDLKVAVASGRVEALQSADSVDVAVVDLNLDDGDGLELIASLKAAGRAREGIVISGSSAPPGCTITWMRKPFQPSELADTIRELLTRQSGGDEASRLG, encoded by the coding sequence ATGAACCCCCACCCCTTTACATGGCTCGCACAGCAGCTCGGATGGACCGAGCTACTCGAGTCGGGCGATGGGTCGGTCGTGACGTCACGGGGCGAGCCGGTCGCCGCAGGCACGCGCCTCGAAGAAGCCGTGAGCGCTCGCGTCCCGCACTCACTCAAGGCCCGCGCCGTGGAGGCCGTGCGTGCTGCGCGGCTGGGTGTGCCGAAGGCGCTGGAGCTCCCCTCGGGTGGGCGCCTGCTCTGCTGGCCGAACGATGACGACAGTGTCCGTGTTTTGATCGCGCGCCCCGCCGCACGGGCCTCCGAGCCGGCGCTGGCCGATCTGTCGGGTGCCGCCAGCCACGAGATGGCGAACGCGCTCACATCCATCTTGGGCTGGGCCGACGTGGGCCTCGCAGACCGCGGCACCACGGCCACCACCGCGCTGCGCTCCATCAAGGAGAGCGCCGAGAGCGCGCGCGCCATCGCCGACGACATCCTCTCCATGGTGCGCAGCGGCGACACCGACGACGTGAGCACCACCCTCGCAGACACGGTGTGTGGCGATGTGGTGCGCTTGATCACGCCGCAGGCGCGTCGCCGCAACGTGGAGATCATCCACCGCCCCGGGGAAGACGTGGCCTGTCGCGCGCCGCGCAACAAGCTGGTCTCCATCCTCTGGAACCTCATCCACAACGCCGTGTCCGTGGCGCAGCCCGGCGGCCACGTGGAGGTGTGGGTGGAGCGCGATGGCGAGTCGCTGCTCTTCAACGTGCGCGACGACGGCCCCGGCATGGACAAGGCCACGCGCGAGCGCGCGTTCGACCCGTACTTCACCACGCGGGACAAGGGCACCGGCCTCGGGCTCGCCGTGGTCAAGTCGTTCGTCAGCGCGTTGGGCGGCAAGATCGAGCTGCAGACCGCGCCCGGTCGTGGCGCCTGGTTCCGCATCCACGTGCCCATCGCCACCGCCGTTCCGCGGCGGGGCAGCGGCGTGCTGGCAAGGCTCCCGCGTGTGCTCGTGGTCGAGAACGACCCCATCCTGCGCGAGATGCTGCAGCTGGCGCTCGAGATGCACGACCTCAAGGTGGCCGTCGCGTCCGGCCGCGTGGAGGCGCTGCAGTCCGCCGACAGCGTGGACGTGGCCGTGGTGGACCTCAACCTGGACGACGGCGACGGGCTCGAGCTCATCGCCTCACTCAAGGCCGCGGGCCGCGCGCGCGAGGGCATCGTCATCAGCGGCAGCTCCGCACCGCCGGGCTGCACCATCACGTGGATGCGCAAGCCGTTCCAGCCCAGCGAGCTGGCCGACACCATCCGTGAGCTGCTCACTCGCCAGAGCGGCGGCGACGAAGCGTCGCGCCTGGGTTGA